The segment CGTAGGGGCGCAAGGCATTGCGCCCCTACAAATGCTGTGAAACACTCCGAAAAAGAAAAGTTTTTAGCCGTTCACAGTATATCAAACCAGCCATAACCTTACAAATGACAAATAACCAATGACAAATGACTTAACTCTGCTGTGATAAATCCATGAGATTTGATAGCTTATAAACTATACGCGCACCAACATTACCATCCCACTCTGCATCCCCAACTTCGCAGAGATCGAAGCCAATAATTTTTCTACCGCTATGAACTAATTCACGGAACAGAAAAAAAGCTTGCTCTAATTCCAATCCTCCAGGAACAGGAGTTCCCGTACTCGAACAGAGTTTTGGATCGAGACCATCAACATCAAAGCTAATGTATACTTGTTCGGGCAAATGACTGATGATTTCTCGGCATATCTCAACCCAAGCCATTCCAGAGTAGAGTTTTTGCTTGATAACTGGGTCATAATAAGCAACAATTCGACCGTTGGATTGGTCGATTGTTTGCACCTCATCATGACTGATATCGCGCAAAGCTACCTGCACTAACTTAGAAATTTGGGGCAATTTCATGGCATTAAACATGATGGATGCATGAGAAAACTCAAATCCCTCATAAGCATCGCGCAAATCTGCATGAGCATCAATGTGTAAAATGCCAAAGTTTGGATAGGAAAGTGCTAATGCTTGATAATAACCTAATGGTACGCTGTGATCGCCTCCGATCGCAGCCACTCGTT is part of the Scytonema hofmannii PCC 7110 genome and harbors:
- a CDS encoding arginase family protein, whose translation is PQDILEKNAYYRDRAAEIIQRLEQGKPLTATPDLTPVLTEINQACQQVNQWLFEKSKEAIENGKRVAAIGGDHSVPLGYYQALALSYPNFGILHIDAHADLRDAYEGFEFSHASIMFNAMKLPQISKLVQVALRDISHDEVQTIDQSNGRIVAYYDPVIKQKLYSGMAWVEICREIISHLPEQVYISFDVDGLDPKLCSSTGTPVPGGLELEQAFFLFRELVHSGRKIIGFDLCEVGDAEWDGNVGARIVYKLSNLMDLSQQS